The proteins below come from a single Hyphomicrobium denitrificans ATCC 51888 genomic window:
- a CDS encoding TonB-dependent receptor produces MGAALEELGEMMRRYVGLTVAAVALGPISPTLAQETHAQAATPPASANQQAQSNSQTVGAELPSVVVVAPKKVATSKPKSRKPKRNAPTGLKAATSKPVAPQSVSSPDSGNDDAVSAATILPPPGTLITAQTGTQATTVTNARNIIPTHGATLTDTLDQQPGIAGSTFAPGANRPILRGLDNNRVRIQENGIATGDVSDISEDHAFPVDPYSADSVTVLRGPSTIRYGSQAIGGVVSAENQRIPTYIPYGGFTGQITGGLSSVDNGRDGAFKATAGSQGFAIHADGFARHADNYDTPEGRQENSFLDSRGASIGGSFIGRDGFLGVSYTRFDSLYAVPGIEAAEEKSRIDMGQDKINAKGEWRAPEMGIAAVRGWFGWTNYAHNELVFEADEGSDAVGSRFTNRYTEGRAEIETVPFATAFGALTSTAGIQISNRQLAGISFEGDNLLEPNTTDSIGGYLFEELRLTPALRLQASGRVENDNVSGSMYADIMNPLPDSLVAERKSFTPVSGSLGLLYDLPHGIVARLTGTYAERAPVAQELFSKGAHEATETFEIGNPDIGIETSKSIEFGFNKAVGRWRFDSSFYYAKFDGYIFRDFTGAKCDDTIASCGSGSELDQVIFNQRDATFYGVELATEYDVAQIWNGIWGVSAQYDFVHAEFSNGEYVPRMPPHRIGGGLYYRDDAWQAKVSSLYAFNQNDIAPHETPTAGYTLVNAEISYTMTLNGEGGIAPKLIIGLKGENLLNEDIRSSASFKKDEVLQPGANARLFGTLVY; encoded by the coding sequence ATGGGGGCCGCTCTCGAGGAATTGGGGGAAATGATGCGTAGGTATGTTGGACTGACTGTGGCCGCTGTGGCGTTGGGGCCAATCTCGCCAACGCTTGCGCAAGAAACGCACGCGCAAGCCGCAACGCCTCCGGCATCTGCGAACCAGCAGGCGCAATCGAACTCGCAAACCGTCGGCGCTGAATTGCCGTCGGTAGTCGTCGTTGCGCCGAAAAAAGTCGCCACATCGAAGCCGAAGTCGCGGAAGCCAAAAAGGAATGCCCCGACAGGACTGAAAGCCGCAACATCGAAGCCGGTGGCGCCGCAATCGGTATCGTCACCTGACTCCGGAAACGACGATGCTGTTTCGGCGGCAACCATTCTACCGCCACCCGGAACGCTCATAACCGCGCAAACAGGGACGCAGGCGACAACAGTTACGAATGCCCGCAATATCATTCCGACGCACGGCGCAACGCTCACCGACACGCTGGATCAGCAGCCGGGCATTGCCGGTTCCACGTTCGCGCCAGGCGCAAATCGCCCCATTCTCCGCGGGCTCGACAACAACCGCGTGCGAATTCAGGAAAACGGGATCGCGACAGGCGACGTTTCCGACATCAGCGAGGATCATGCTTTTCCGGTCGATCCCTATAGCGCCGACAGCGTCACGGTGTTGCGCGGACCTTCGACCATTCGCTACGGATCGCAGGCGATCGGCGGCGTCGTCAGCGCCGAAAACCAGAGAATTCCGACCTACATTCCGTACGGCGGCTTCACCGGACAAATCACCGGCGGATTGAGCTCCGTCGATAACGGACGCGACGGAGCGTTCAAGGCGACGGCAGGCTCGCAGGGCTTCGCCATCCACGCCGACGGTTTCGCGCGCCATGCCGACAATTACGATACGCCGGAAGGCCGTCAGGAAAACTCATTTCTCGACAGCCGCGGCGCGTCGATCGGCGGCTCCTTTATCGGCCGCGATGGGTTCCTGGGCGTCAGCTACACGCGTTTCGATAGTCTTTACGCAGTGCCCGGCATCGAGGCTGCGGAAGAAAAATCGCGCATCGATATGGGCCAGGACAAGATCAACGCCAAAGGTGAATGGCGCGCGCCGGAAATGGGCATCGCCGCCGTGCGCGGCTGGTTCGGCTGGACCAACTACGCGCACAACGAACTCGTTTTCGAGGCGGACGAGGGGAGCGACGCCGTCGGCTCGCGCTTCACGAACCGATACACGGAAGGCCGTGCTGAAATCGAAACCGTGCCTTTTGCGACCGCGTTCGGCGCACTGACGAGCACCGCCGGCATTCAGATCAGCAACCGCCAACTGGCCGGCATCAGCTTCGAGGGCGACAACCTGCTCGAGCCCAACACGACGGATAGCATCGGCGGCTATCTGTTCGAGGAACTGCGCCTGACGCCTGCGCTCCGGCTACAGGCCAGTGGCCGCGTCGAGAACGATAACGTCAGCGGATCGATGTATGCGGATATCATGAACCCGCTACCCGACAGCCTTGTCGCCGAGCGCAAATCGTTCACGCCTGTCAGCGGCAGCCTCGGATTGCTCTATGACCTGCCGCACGGCATCGTGGCGCGGCTCACAGGAACCTACGCCGAGCGCGCCCCGGTTGCGCAGGAACTCTTTTCGAAAGGCGCGCACGAGGCAACGGAGACGTTCGAGATCGGCAATCCGGACATCGGCATCGAGACGTCGAAATCAATCGAGTTTGGTTTCAACAAAGCCGTAGGCCGCTGGCGGTTCGATTCATCCTTCTACTACGCGAAGTTCGATGGCTACATCTTCCGCGATTTCACCGGCGCAAAATGTGACGATACGATTGCCTCGTGCGGTTCCGGCAGCGAACTCGATCAGGTGATTTTCAATCAACGGGACGCGACGTTCTATGGCGTCGAGCTGGCGACCGAATACGACGTTGCTCAGATCTGGAACGGCATCTGGGGCGTCTCGGCGCAGTACGATTTCGTGCACGCCGAATTCTCGAACGGCGAGTACGTGCCGCGCATGCCGCCGCACCGGATCGGCGGCGGGCTCTACTATCGTGATGACGCGTGGCAGGCGAAGGTTTCATCCCTCTACGCATTCAATCAGAACGATATCGCCCCGCACGAAACGCCGACTGCTGGCTACACGCTCGTCAACGCCGAGATCAGCTATACGATGACGTTGAACGGCGAGGGCGGTATCGCGCCGAAGCTTATCATCGGGCTCAAGGGCGAAAACCTCTTGAACGAGGACATTCGCAGCAGCGCGTCGTTCAAGAAGGATGAAGTCCTGCAGCCGGGTGCGAACGCACGATTGTTTGGCACACTCGTCTACTGA
- a CDS encoding DUF2076 domain-containing protein, protein MDSQEQHLIEDLFARLRSASGGPKDRDAEQLIRDILSRFPDAPYYLTQSVLVQQQALDRAEARIKELEAAGEDRSASASRGSSSFLGGSSVPQTGAQTSYQTGRRYADAETSPDPARATESPWASQPSRTGSFLGTALSTATGVAGGMFIADSIRNLFGGGSSASASETQAKLDRAQDDAQDAQDDADKARKDLAADDAALDDMQDEQDDDWSDDDGSMDV, encoded by the coding sequence ATGGATTCTCAGGAGCAACATCTCATCGAGGATTTGTTTGCTCGCTTGCGAAGCGCAAGCGGCGGGCCGAAGGATCGGGATGCGGAACAGCTCATTCGAGATATTCTGTCTCGCTTTCCAGACGCTCCCTATTATCTGACGCAAAGCGTGCTCGTGCAGCAGCAGGCGCTGGATCGCGCCGAAGCGCGGATCAAGGAGCTTGAGGCCGCGGGCGAAGATCGCAGCGCCAGTGCGTCGCGCGGTTCATCCAGTTTTCTCGGCGGCTCATCGGTGCCGCAGACAGGCGCGCAGACCAGCTACCAGACCGGCCGCCGGTATGCGGATGCCGAAACATCTCCCGACCCTGCGCGAGCCACTGAAAGCCCGTGGGCGTCGCAACCGTCGCGCACCGGCAGCTTTCTCGGCACTGCGCTTTCGACAGCGACCGGCGTTGCCGGCGGCATGTTCATCGCGGACAGCATTCGCAATCTTTTCGGTGGCGGCAGTTCGGCATCGGCCAGCGAAACCCAGGCCAAGCTTGATCGCGCTCAGGACGATGCGCAGGACGCGCAAGACGACGCCGATAAAGCGCGGAAAGACCTCGCTGCCGACGATGCTGCGCTCGACGACATGCAGGACGAGCAGGATGACGACTGGTCGGACGACGACGGCAGCATGGACGTTTAA